ATTGGGAAGCAGGGTATCGAGAAGTTTTACGAGAGCATGTTACTTGGTAAGCCTGGCCACCTTGAAGAGGAGGTGAATAACCGTGGCAGAACCATTCGCACGTTAAAATCGGAGCCTCCGGTTCCCGGACAAGATATCTACTTAACCTTAGATCTTAATTTACAAAAAAAAGCCATGGAACTACTCAATGGTCGCCGTGGTTCTGTAGTGGCTATTGATCCTAGAGATGGCGGCATACTGGCCCTCCTATCAAGTCCAACTTACGATCCAAACCCATTTGTACATGGCATTAGCAGCAGAGCTTATAACGAGCTGTTGAGCTCAAAATCACGCCCTTTAATTAACCGCGCGACTCAAGGGCAATACGCACCGGCTTCGACAGTGAAGCCACATCTAGCGCTGTTAGGCTTAGAGACTAAAGCGATTACACCGAAAACTCGCATATGGGATCCAGGATTTTGGCAGATCCCAGGCGTTGAACGTAAATACCGAGATTGGAAGCGTTGGGGCCATGGCTGGGTTGATATTAACAGTGCGATTATCAGTTCTTGTGATACCTATTTCTATGATTTAGCCTATAAAACCGGTGTCGATGCTATCGCCAACTTTATGGAACCCTTTGGCTTTGGTGAGCGAACCGGTGTCGATATATTTGAAGAGTCTGCTGGTATCATGCCATCAAAAGATTGGAAACGTCTGCGCTATAACCAGCCTTGGTATATAGGCGATACTATTTCAGTCGGTATTGGCCAAGGCTACTGGACTACAACGCCACTACAGCTAGCTAATGCAACCGCTATTATGGCCAACAAAGGCCGTCGTTTTGTGCCACATCTGCTCAAATCTATTCAAGATCAAACGGCAAAAATAGACACCCCAGCCGATGAACTTGCGCCAATTGTACTTAAAAACCCCGACAACTGGGACATCGTTAATGAGGCCATGCGAGATACCGCACACAAGTCTCGTTTCACCGACGCCAAATATACGGCAGCAATGAAAACCGGTACAGCGCAAGTATTCAGTGTTGCAGAAGATGCCAAATACGACGCCGAAACGATTGATGAACGTCTAAGAGACAATGCATTGGTTATCGCCTATGCCCCCTATGAGAACCCCACTATTGTACTCGCTGTAGTACTTGAAAATGCGGGCTGGGGAGGCAGGAACGCAGGCCCTGTAGCGCGAGCGCTACTTGATGAGTATTTACTAAGAGATTCATGGGACAAAAAAGAATGAGTGCACACAACCATCGTCCAAATATTTGGCAGCGCCTTCATATCGACTTGCCACTGTTAATTGGGCTATTAGCACTAATGGGCTTTGGGCTCGTGGTAATCTACTCCGCTGGCGGTGAGGATTTAGCATTAATGGATCGTCAGTTAGTGCGTATGGGCTTGTCACTGGTGATCATGTTTGCCGTAGCCCAGATAAACCCTGAAGTCTTTCGCCGCTGGGCATTCCCCATCTATCTTGCGGGGATAATATTATTACTTGGGGTACATTTTTTTGGTGAAATAAATAAAGGGGCACAGCGCTGGCTCAACCTTGGTTTTATGGAGTTCCAGCCCTCAGAATTAATTAAACTCGCCTTTCCAATCACAATGGCGTGGTATATCAGTAAATTCCCACTGCCCCCTAAGAAGCGTTACTTAGCCGGTGCATTAGTCATTTTACTGGTGCCAACGTTACTCATTGCCAAGCAGCCTGATTTAGGCACCTCAATCTTGGTCGCCGCATCGGGGATATTTGTCCTTTTCTTATCAGGTATGAGCTGGCGAATTGTCGGTGGCTTTATCGGTACAGTATTAGCTATGTTGCCCGCACTGTGGTTTTTCTTCATGCATGATTACCAACGCACCCGCGTACTAACACTACTTGATCCTGAAAAAGACCCCCTTGGTGCAGGCTACCATATAATTCAATCTAAAATCGCTATTGGTTCTGGTGGACTTTGGGGCAAAGGTTGGCTCGATGGTACTCAATCCCAGCTCGAATTTTTACCTGAGCGACATACAGATTTCATCTTCGCCGTCATTGGTGAAGAGTTTGGTCTTATCGGCAGCTTGCTGCTATTGGCACTCTATCTTTATGTTATCGGTCGGGGTCTCGTTATCGCTTCTCGCGCCCAAACCAGCTTTGCTCGGTTATTGGCAGGCAGCATAACCTTAACTTTCTTTGTGTATATATTTGTCAATATAGGCATGGTTTCGGGCTTATTGCCTGTGGTAGGTGTACCTCTGCCGTTAATCAGTTATGGTGGTACCTCTATGCTGACATTAATGACCGGGTTTGGGATCTTAATGAGTATTCATACTCACAGACGATTCATTGATAGATAACATTAGCCACAAGCAAACAGAATTATTAACTCGACAACGTTTACCGTATTCAGGTATCACTGTAAGCGTTTAATCGACATTGAGGATTAAATAGCAGATGACACTGTTAAACCGTTTTGTAGCGCCTTTAGCGCTGGCCATTTTATCGAGCTCCGCATTCGCAAACACCACAGAGCCTTCGGTCGACGAACTAAAAGCTGAGTTTATTAAAACTCAATATGCTAAAGGCTTTAGTGATACAGAAACTCAAGATTTTATCGACAATGCTGAGTTTAACCAAGCCGTTATAGATGCAATGACCAAGCCTTGGGAAGCTAAACCTTGGCATCAATACTACCCAATTTTTCTAACTGACAAACGTCTAGCGGCAGGACTCAAATTCTGGAAAGAACACGCCTCGACCATAGATAAAGCCTCGAAAGAGTTCAATGTTGATCCACAAATCATTGTCGCTATCATAGGTATCGAAACTTTCTATGGCGGTTATATGGGCAACTATCCTGTTAAAGACGCTTTGTACACATTAGGCTTTCATTACCCGCCTAGAGCCACCTTCTTCCGCAGTGAGTTTGCTAATTTACAAGCATTAGTAAAAGAGGAAAATCTTGATATTAATAGCTTAAAAGGCTCATATGCTGGTGCAATGGGGTTTGGCCAATTTATCCCATCCAGTTACCGTCATTACTCGGTAGATTTTGATAATGATGGCAGCCGAGATCTGCTTAATAGCCCGGTTGATGCCATTGGTAGCGTGGCTAATTACTTTCATCAGCATGGCTGGCAACAAAACCAGCCCGTGGCAGTAGAATTAACATTGACTAAAGCATTGCCTGATACAGTTAAGACATGGTCCGGCGAGAAGATGCATTATACTATTGCTGATATTTTGTCCCCTAGTGTCGCGTTAGCTGAATCAATCGATATCGATGTATCCAAACCAGCACTGGTGGTTAAATTAGAGCAGACAGATAAGGAAGAGTACTGGCTAGGTTTAAAGAACTTCTATGTCATCACCCGTTATAACCGAAGCCCTCTTTATGCGATGGCGGTATACCAGTTTAGTCAGGAACTTGAACAAGCTTATGCAACGCACTAACGCCCTCGCTGTCATCTTATTAGCAAGTATTTTGGCAGCTTGCTCTAGCAGCCAAAACAGCCGCTACGATATTGCTGATGATAAAGCACCAACATCGGCACCCGATGTATCAAAAGTTGAAGACGCTCACCCGAAGTTTGAGCCCTATAGCCGCGGAGGCAACAAGGCAAATTACACTGTTTTAGGTAAAAACTATCAAGTCATGGATAGCGGCGAAGGTTATCAAGAAAAAGGCATAGCCTCATGGTATGGCGCTAAGTTTCATGGCCATTTAACCTCTAATGGTGAAACCTACGATATGTACTCAATGTCAGCGGCACACAAGAGTTTGCCACTGCCAAGTTATGTGCGGGTTACCAACCTAAAAAATGATAAAACCGTAATTGTTCGTGTTAATGATCGCGGGCCTTTTCATGAAGACAGGCTTATCGATCTGTCCTATGCCGCCGCTCATAGACTCGATATGTTGAAAACGGGCACTGCCAATGTCAGCCTTGAGGTGATCTATATTGCCAATCCTGAATCAATTGCGTTAGCGGAGCTAAAAGGAACTGCGCTGCATTTTATCCAAATTGTGGCGTCTTCAAACAAAACACGCTTGGACCTTTTAGCTAATGAGCTTGAGAAAAAATACCAAGTAAACAGCCGAGTACAAGAATCGAACAAACTATACCGCTTACAGCTTGGCCCGATTGGACAAGCGCAGCTAGCAAACAAACTGACAGAAACACTCAAACAGCAAGGTTACCCGCAAAGCTATTTGATAACAGAATGAAACAAGATTAATGAACCTAGTGCGAATTAGCTTGTCGACTAATGATATACTTTGCGGAACTTCGCTTTCATTATACCTAAACATAAAGACGTGCATGATTAATATGAATTTATTAAACCAACCTATAAAAACGCTTTTGCTCGCGACCTCAGTCGCCGCCTTTTCTGCACAAGCAGCTCCTGTTGTTACGCCAAATGCACCAACCGTTGCCGCTAAAGCCTATGTCCTATTGGATTATAATACTGGCCAAATTATTGCGGAAGACAATGCCTACGAGAGCTTAAATCCAGCCAGTCTAACTAAAATGATGACCAGTTATGTTATTGGTCATGAAATTAAAGTGGGCAACATATCACCTTCCGATGAAGTGACCATCAGTAAAAAGGCTTGGTCAAAGAACTTCCCCGATTCATCGAAAATGTTTATCGAAGTCGGTAAAACCGTTTCGGTTGAAGAGCTCAACAAGGGCATTATCATACAATCTGGTAATGACGCTTGTGTTGCAATGGCTGAACATATCGCAGGCACTGAAGATGGCTTTGTCGATCTGATGAATTCATGGGCTAAGCAGCTAGCTATGCAAGACAGTTACTTTGAAAACTCTCACGGTCTCGATTCAGATAACCACAAAACAACGGCCTATGATATGGCGATTCTTGGCGCCGCTATCATTCGTGATGTGCCAGATGAATATGCTGTCTACAAAGAAAAATCTTTTACCTATAACGGTATCAAGCAATATAACCGTAACGGACTTTTATGGGATAAAAGCCTAAACGTTGATGGTATTAAGACTGGCCATACATCGGGTGCTGGCTACAACCTAGTGACCTCAGCGACTAAAGATGGCATGCGTCTTATCTCTGTTGTCATGGGTACTAAAAGCGAGACAGCACGTAAAGCTGAAAGTAAAAAGCTACTCAATTACGGCTTCCGTTTTTTCGAAACCGTCACCCCTTACCAGGCAGGCGATAGCTTCGTTACTCAAAAAATTTGGTACGGCGACAGAGAAACCATTGATCTTGGTGTCACCACTGAGACACCAATCACTATTAGCCGCGGACAAGCGAAAAACCTACAAGCTAATTTTGAGCTAACCAAGGAGCTAAAAGCCCCTATTGCCAAAGGTGAAACGGTTGGCCGTATCTACTTCCAATTGAATGGTAAAGATATTGCGCAATTCCCACTTGTGACGTTGCAAGAAGTAAACGAAGGCAGCTGGTTTAGTCAGTTAATGGACTACTTTAAGCAGATGTTTGACGGCTGGTTTAGCTAATCAAACTGATGAAAATTGAAGCCACCTAAGGGTGGCTTCTTGCGTTTAATAGCGTTGATATCACCTTAGTGCACTTGAATTCGCTATAATCGACACCATATAACAGTTATAGAAATTGCTGAGAGTAAAAAATGTTAGATACTAAATTTGATGAATTGATGGAATTCCCAAACTCTTTTCCATTCAAAGTTGTTGGTGATGCCCATGAAACATTGGCCGATCGTGTTGTTGCCGTTGTTCAAAAACATGTCCCAGGGGATTACGTACCAAGCACTAAAGTCTCAAGTAAAGGGACTTATCATTCAATCACAATCCGAGTGACAGTGCAGAGTAAAGAGCATGTCGAAACTTTATACGTCGAACTAGCTAAAATAGACGGTGTAAAACGCGTCCTATAGATATTACTCATTACTGATAAATGTGATCTGTCTTACATTTATCAATTTGAAGCGTATAATAGCCGCACTTATATTTGGGGGAGAGGTTGCCCTTGCTAAAAAGCGCTTTGCATATTCGACATCTTGGTAAGCAAGATTACGAATCAGTGTGGCATGCTATGCAGCACTACACTGATAATCGCGATGAGAACAGCCAAGATGAAATCTGGGTTGTAGAACATACGCCAGTATTTACTCAGGGCCAAGCAGGTAAGAGTGAACACATCTTGAACCCAGGCGATATTCCAGTTATCCAAGTAGATCGCGGTGGTCAAGTGACCTACCACGGACCAGGACAATTGGTCATTTACCCTCTTTTAGATATCAAACGACTCAAAGTTGGCGTACGCCAGCTCGTCACCCATATTGAACAAAGTATTGTCAACATGCTTAAACGTTATGATGTAGAAGCTTATGCTAAAGCTGACGCACCTGGCGTGTATGTTGAAGAGCGTAAAATTGCGTCACTCGGTCTGCGGATCAGAAAAGGATGCTCTTTCCATGGATTGGCTCTCAATGTAGATATGGACATGTCACCGTTTCAACGGATCAACCCATGCGGTTACGCC
The Shewanella sp. KX20019 DNA segment above includes these coding regions:
- the mrdA gene encoding penicillin-binding protein 2, whose translation is MSPRKRITMNDHAAEASLFKRRALFTFLCVFILLSLLLVNLYQLQILSFKDYETRSNDNRIRVVPVAPSRGLIYDRNGQLLAENQPFFSLEMVPEKVNNISDTLDELSQVISLTDDEKDSVIEALKYHRRFKPLTIKNKLTEEQVAEFSVNQYRFPGISIEAGLKRHYPYDGLMTHALGYVGKINSRDKASLERNNKWSNYAATKDIGKQGIEKFYESMLLGKPGHLEEEVNNRGRTIRTLKSEPPVPGQDIYLTLDLNLQKKAMELLNGRRGSVVAIDPRDGGILALLSSPTYDPNPFVHGISSRAYNELLSSKSRPLINRATQGQYAPASTVKPHLALLGLETKAITPKTRIWDPGFWQIPGVERKYRDWKRWGHGWVDINSAIISSCDTYFYDLAYKTGVDAIANFMEPFGFGERTGVDIFEESAGIMPSKDWKRLRYNQPWYIGDTISVGIGQGYWTTTPLQLANATAIMANKGRRFVPHLLKSIQDQTAKIDTPADELAPIVLKNPDNWDIVNEAMRDTAHKSRFTDAKYTAAMKTGTAQVFSVAEDAKYDAETIDERLRDNALVIAYAPYENPTIVLAVVLENAGWGGRNAGPVARALLDEYLLRDSWDKKE
- the rodA gene encoding rod shape-determining protein RodA, producing the protein MSAHNHRPNIWQRLHIDLPLLIGLLALMGFGLVVIYSAGGEDLALMDRQLVRMGLSLVIMFAVAQINPEVFRRWAFPIYLAGIILLLGVHFFGEINKGAQRWLNLGFMEFQPSELIKLAFPITMAWYISKFPLPPKKRYLAGALVILLVPTLLIAKQPDLGTSILVAASGIFVLFLSGMSWRIVGGFIGTVLAMLPALWFFFMHDYQRTRVLTLLDPEKDPLGAGYHIIQSKIAIGSGGLWGKGWLDGTQSQLEFLPERHTDFIFAVIGEEFGLIGSLLLLALYLYVIGRGLVIASRAQTSFARLLAGSITLTFFVYIFVNIGMVSGLLPVVGVPLPLISYGGTSMLTLMTGFGILMSIHTHRRFIDR
- the mltB gene encoding lytic murein transglycosylase B; this translates as MTLLNRFVAPLALAILSSSAFANTTEPSVDELKAEFIKTQYAKGFSDTETQDFIDNAEFNQAVIDAMTKPWEAKPWHQYYPIFLTDKRLAAGLKFWKEHASTIDKASKEFNVDPQIIVAIIGIETFYGGYMGNYPVKDALYTLGFHYPPRATFFRSEFANLQALVKEENLDINSLKGSYAGAMGFGQFIPSSYRHYSVDFDNDGSRDLLNSPVDAIGSVANYFHQHGWQQNQPVAVELTLTKALPDTVKTWSGEKMHYTIADILSPSVALAESIDIDVSKPALVVKLEQTDKEEYWLGLKNFYVITRYNRSPLYAMAVYQFSQELEQAYATH
- a CDS encoding septal ring lytic transglycosylase RlpA family protein — its product is MQRTNALAVILLASILAACSSSQNSRYDIADDKAPTSAPDVSKVEDAHPKFEPYSRGGNKANYTVLGKNYQVMDSGEGYQEKGIASWYGAKFHGHLTSNGETYDMYSMSAAHKSLPLPSYVRVTNLKNDKTVIVRVNDRGPFHEDRLIDLSYAAAHRLDMLKTGTANVSLEVIYIANPESIALAELKGTALHFIQIVASSNKTRLDLLANELEKKYQVNSRVQESNKLYRLQLGPIGQAQLANKLTETLKQQGYPQSYLITE
- a CDS encoding serine hydrolase codes for the protein MNLLNQPIKTLLLATSVAAFSAQAAPVVTPNAPTVAAKAYVLLDYNTGQIIAEDNAYESLNPASLTKMMTSYVIGHEIKVGNISPSDEVTISKKAWSKNFPDSSKMFIEVGKTVSVEELNKGIIIQSGNDACVAMAEHIAGTEDGFVDLMNSWAKQLAMQDSYFENSHGLDSDNHKTTAYDMAILGAAIIRDVPDEYAVYKEKSFTYNGIKQYNRNGLLWDKSLNVDGIKTGHTSGAGYNLVTSATKDGMRLISVVMGTKSETARKAESKKLLNYGFRFFETVTPYQAGDSFVTQKIWYGDRETIDLGVTTETPITISRGQAKNLQANFELTKELKAPIAKGETVGRIYFQLNGKDIAQFPLVTLQEVNEGSWFSQLMDYFKQMFDGWFS
- the ybeD gene encoding DUF493 family protein YbeD, with the translated sequence MLDTKFDELMEFPNSFPFKVVGDAHETLADRVVAVVQKHVPGDYVPSTKVSSKGTYHSITIRVTVQSKEHVETLYVELAKIDGVKRVL
- the lipB gene encoding lipoyl(octanoyl) transferase LipB; translation: MLKSALHIRHLGKQDYESVWHAMQHYTDNRDENSQDEIWVVEHTPVFTQGQAGKSEHILNPGDIPVIQVDRGGQVTYHGPGQLVIYPLLDIKRLKVGVRQLVTHIEQSIVNMLKRYDVEAYAKADAPGVYVEERKIASLGLRIRKGCSFHGLALNVDMDMSPFQRINPCGYAGMEMIQCKQLGGPQTVEEAGKQLVETLSQELGLSNLVHHQGLPESL